A region of the Nitrospinota bacterium genome:
CGCATCAATCATTTTTACACCCTTTTTAGATACCTCTTTATAGATCTTCTTAGTAATGACCGGTGAAATTGAACTCATATCTATTATGATAGCCCCTTTCCTTGCACCCTCCAAGAGACCATTTCTTCCTAAAATTACCTCTGCCACTTCTGGTGAATCGGGAAGCATGGTTATAATAATTTCTGATTTTTCTGCAACCTCTTTTGGCGATAAAGCAGCTTTGGCCCCATCATTTACTAATTCCTCAATGGGTTCTTTACTTCTATTGTAAACAACAAGACTGTACCCCTTCTTCATAAGATTCCTTGCCATGGGTTTTCCCATAATCCCTAATCCAATAAAACCTATTTTTTTCATAGCTCTTTTTCTCCTTTTGTTAAAGTTATCTTAAGAAATTTATACTAAATCTTCTTTCTATTTTCCAATGAATATTTTGAGACAATAAAATTTTTCATGCTGAGATATGGTTTTTAGAAGAAATGAATGAAAAGAAATGGGGGGAGTTCCACTATTATCTTACTTTAAACATTTTGTTTAGGCTTAGCTGGAATAGGTTCAAATTCCTTTATAGCATCAATGGAAAGACCCATAGCTGCATCTGCAGTCCTTTCTACCATGATATCGATAACTGAAGGTCTCCCTGAATCAACCGCTCTTTGAAAAGCATTTTTAATCTCATCTGGCTTATTCACCCTTTCTGCATAGCAACCAAACCCCTCTGAAACCTTTACTATATCGATTAAATGCTCTTTATATCTCAGATCCACCTGATATTCAAAATCAAGGGCATACTTTTGATGTTGCCTGATAAGACTCAGGTATCCATTATTGATCACAACTACTATTATTGGGATATCGTATTGAGATGCCACAGCTAACTCAGAACATAAAAATCCGAAACCACCATCACCCATAACAGCTACTGCAGTACTCTCCGGACTTGCTAGTTTTGCTCCGATTGCTGCTGGGATGTCAAAACCTAAAGTTCCTGCACAACCACACATGATATACCTTCTTGGTTTGTATACATCCTGAAACTGACCTGACCATATCTGATTCAGACCGCATCCCGAGGTAAAAATAGTATCTTTATCAAAAAACTCGTTTATTTCTTTATATACCCTCGGGGGCTTAATCGGTATATCGTCATAATCCATCTTTCGTGCCATCTCTTTTTTCAATAAGGCTATATCTTTAACCCTTCCATTGGGAGGTCTCTGAGGGGTCTTTTCTTTGGCTGTCTTGAGCATGGCTTCTAGGGCCAATTTCGCATCACTGACAATACCTAATTCTACAGGTACAATCTTTCCAATTTGGTTGGGATCAATGTCAACATGAATAAATTTCCTTCCCTTGGTATAAACAGAAAGGTCACCTGTATGCCTGTCAACAAAGCGACAGCCTATGCCCAGAACCAGATCAGACTCCAAGAATGTTTTGTTTCCAAGGAGGGTATTAATCTGAATGCCTACATTGCCTGCATAATAAGGATGGTCTGCTGGAATACCACCTTTTGCCTGGTAGGTTGTAACCACAGGAATAGACATATACTCTGCAAATTCTAGAAACTCTTTGGTGGCATTTGCAATGACCACTCCTCCACCTGCCAAGATTATAGGGGCTTTAGCTTCAAGAATCATATCAATGGTTTTTTCTATTGATTTCATTCTTGGGCCTGGTTTAGAGAACTCCAAGGGGTGATCAGCATCAGGGTCATATTCAATCTCTTCTCTCTGAAGATCCATAGGAAGATCAATGAGAACAGGACCTGGTCTTCCTTCTCTTGCAATTCTAAAAGCCTCTCTAAAGAGAACAGGAACTCTGCTTGCCTCAGTAATGCAATAGCTTTTTTTAGTTAT
Encoded here:
- the ilvB gene encoding biosynthetic-type acetolactate synthase large subunit — protein: MAKMLVTDAIVKILEDEGIEVAFGIPGAAINPLYKSLSQSKKIRHFISRHEEGACHSADGYARVADKVGLCLATSGPGATNFVTGLYTAKVDSIPIVAITGQNVRALLGKEAFQAVDIAEIVKPITKKSYCITEASRVPVLFREAFRIAREGRPGPVLIDLPMDLQREEIEYDPDADHPLEFSKPGPRMKSIEKTIDMILEAKAPIILAGGGVVIANATKEFLEFAEYMSIPVVTTYQAKGGIPADHPYYAGNVGIQINTLLGNKTFLESDLVLGIGCRFVDRHTGDLSVYTKGRKFIHVDIDPNQIGKIVPVELGIVSDAKLALEAMLKTAKEKTPQRPPNGRVKDIALLKKEMARKMDYDDIPIKPPRVYKEINEFFDKDTIFTSGCGLNQIWSGQFQDVYKPRRYIMCGCAGTLGFDIPAAIGAKLASPESTAVAVMGDGGFGFLCSELAVASQYDIPIIVVVINNGYLSLIRQHQKYALDFEYQVDLRYKEHLIDIVKVSEGFGCYAERVNKPDEIKNAFQRAVDSGRPSVIDIMVERTADAAMGLSIDAIKEFEPIPAKPKQNV